A region of the Chlamydia buteonis genome:
AACAAGACCGTATGATTGTTTCTAAAACCACTTTCGGCTTACATTTTCCGTTTAAGAAAAAACCTTGGGGATTTCGTCCTGAAGCTGTTACTCGTGGTGGTCTGGTAGTCTTTACTGTTGGTGATCTTCCAATTTCCAACTCCGACACCAAGTACTTTGGATTCATTCCAGGGAAGAAACGTTATATTAAGCGCTGTATGGGGAAGCCAGGCGACACCCTGTATTTTTATGGTGGTAAAATTTACGGCTTAGATAAAGAAGGTTCTGTTATTCACTTCCCCAATGATTTTGGCCTAGAGCATCTCTATCACGTTCCTTACATATCTTTTGATGGGTCAGTAGAGATCGTAAATAACAATAAAACTACCGCTTATTTTAAACAAATGCACCAACCATGTGGAAAACTTTCCTTACCTCAAGAGGGTCCCTACGGCAAATTTTTCCATAAAGCTGTTTGGCACAATGATACTCCGAGTGCATTAAAAAAACACCACTCTTCTCCTGTTAGTTATGCGGATCTTTTTGGTATAGGCAACTATGCTATGGTGCGCATTCTGACACATAAACAAGCGAGCTTATGTCATACATTACCTAATTCAACAGCTCAGGCATATTTAGAGATATCTCATACTCCAAACGTTTCCTATCCCACACCAAATCTTCAGCATTATAACAATCAGATTGTTCCTACAATACAACCGATGAAAACTCTTCTTCCCTTACGCCAGGAACATATTCACCTGATTAGGAATAATCTAACCACATCGCGATTTGTGATTTCTGACGGTGTTGCTTGTAAATACCAACCATTTGCAACAGATTCAGAGGGAGCCGCTAAACTCTATGGTCTTCCTTTTCCCGGAGTAGATGATGGTTGTTATGAATATTCAAAGGGAGAAGCTTACAAAATAGGTTTCGGAGGCATGCGTTATAAACTTAAACCTACGCATCCTTTAATGCAGTTAAATGATAATCAAGTAATTGATTTATTTAACTGCGGCATTAATTTTAGTTCTTTCTTCATCCCAAAAAATCCTAAATACAATCCTTTGCCTAACCGGTATGCATTTTATAACCAGGGGAATCTTTATGTTATGGACTCTCCTATTTTCATTAAAAATGATCCTGCTTTGCAAAAGTTTGTAGAATCTGAAAAAACAAAACAGGAAGCATCTGCAGAAGATCGTCCTTATATAGGCTTTATTGACAGAGGCCCCCCTCCTCAAGATCCAGAACAATTCTCAGAGTTTATTCACAATTTCGGAATACAAATTCCTGAGGGCCACGTTTTGGTTTTAGGAGATAATTACCCTATGAGTGCTGATAGTAGAGAGTTCGGCTTTGTGCCTTTAGAAAACCTCTTAGGATCACCTTTATGGATTTTCTGGCCTTTGGGACATTTTGGACGTTTAAAAAATGTTCCCGCACCAACTACGCTTCCGGGATATCTAGTCAATAGTCTGGCTTTAGGATTCTTTGTTTATATATTTGGGTACATTCGCTATCAACGACACCATCGTTTGTTCCCCAAGAATAATAAGAAAAAATAAAAAAGAAGACTCTCCTAACAGAGGATCTTCTTTTCTCTATGCAGTAAGAAATCTAGAGCTTAATGTGGTCTAGTAACTACTTCGATTGCGATAACTGTAGGATGGCCGTTAATGTCCCATGCTTCTCCCTCAAGAATATCAGCAAATTCCAATTGAGTAGTTAAAGTCTCCTCACAAATATAATCTTCATATTGTAAAAACGCTTTTCTAACATCTTCTGATGTTTGTATTCGCAAGACAATACGATCAGAAACATGAAGTTTCTGATTGCGACGCATAGTATTGATTTTATTCACTAATTCTCGAGAAATCGCCTCAACAATAAGATCCTCAGTCAATTGACAATCAAGAACAACAGTAAACAACGAAGAACTACGAGCCACATAACCTGGATCGGTTTCCCAGGAAATCAATACATCATCCATATTTAAAATAATCTCTTCATAACCTAAATTAAGAGAGATGTATTGCTGTTTTAACAACTGCTGTATTTGTGCTTGAGAAAGAGAAGCCAAAGCGTTTTGTATATCCTTGATCTTCCCTCCAACTCTTCTACCTAAAGAACGAAAATTCGGTTTCACCGTTGTTTTTACAAAACTTGGTGCTTCCTTATAAAATACAATATTTTTGACATTAAGCTCTTCTGAAATAAGCTGCTTAAAAGAAGCTAACTGGTCCAAACGATCTTTAGGACCCACTATATAGAAATTAGCCAAAGGTTGACGTACTTTTAACTTATGCTCTTTCCTTAAGGAATGCCCTAACCCGACAATCTCTCTAGCATCACCCATACGCTGTTCTAAATCTGGAAATACCTTAGCAAGGTCAATGTGTGGGAAATCACAAAGATGTACTGACTCCAAAGAGTTTTCTGTTTTTATCTGCTGGTATATATCTTCTGAGATGAAAGGAATAAAAGGAGCTATCACTCTACAGAAAACAGCCAGCACCTCATAGAGTGTCGCAAAAGCTGCTCTTCTATCTGGGGTATCTGCTGATTCCCAAAAACGTCGACGACAACGACGAATATACCAATTTGTTAGATCATCAATAAAAGTAACAAAAGGATTCACAGAGGTATTCAAATTGTAAGAGCTCATACTCTCACGAACTTTACCAACAACAGTATAAAGATTAGAGAGAATCCATCTATCAATTTCACTATAACTAATTTCTTCTTTATCGTAATTATTAGCATCAAAACCGTATAAATCTGTATAGGTTTTGAAAAATGATAATACATTTGTTAAAGGTAATAGAACTTGCTTAAGGATAGATTCAACACCTTTATCAGAAAAACGCAAATCCTCTGCTTTAACAACAACACTATCCAATAAATACAACCGCAAAGCGTCGGCACCATAAGTATTCATTATGCTCATAGGGCTCGGATAGTTGTTTAACCTTTTCGACATCTTATTGCCGTCTTCAGCTAAAACAATACCATTAACTATCGCATTCTTAAACGCAGGCTGATCGAATAAAGCCGCTGAAATAACAGTTAAAGTATAGAACCATCCTCGTGTCTGATCTAAACCTTCGGCAATAAAATCTGCGGGAAAT
Encoded here:
- the lepB gene encoding signal peptidase I codes for the protein MKDRFSLNKSRQILHSTYKLLKSKKLAQDPDSKQELQKLLEQLEEAIFQQDQEAASQLAGQAQQFSKRYPASFAKKSWELTKAILFAALAAFLIRQFWFELYEVPTGSMRPTILEQDRMIVSKTTFGLHFPFKKKPWGFRPEAVTRGGLVVFTVGDLPISNSDTKYFGFIPGKKRYIKRCMGKPGDTLYFYGGKIYGLDKEGSVIHFPNDFGLEHLYHVPYISFDGSVEIVNNNKTTAYFKQMHQPCGKLSLPQEGPYGKFFHKAVWHNDTPSALKKHHSSPVSYADLFGIGNYAMVRILTHKQASLCHTLPNSTAQAYLEISHTPNVSYPTPNLQHYNNQIVPTIQPMKTLLPLRQEHIHLIRNNLTTSRFVISDGVACKYQPFATDSEGAAKLYGLPFPGVDDGCYEYSKGEAYKIGFGGMRYKLKPTHPLMQLNDNQVIDLFNCGINFSSFFIPKNPKYNPLPNRYAFYNQGNLYVMDSPIFIKNDPALQKFVESEKTKQEASAEDRPYIGFIDRGPPPQDPEQFSEFIHNFGIQIPEGHVLVLGDNYPMSADSREFGFVPLENLLGSPLWIFWPLGHFGRLKNVPAPTTLPGYLVNSLALGFFVYIFGYIRYQRHHRLFPKNNKKK